The proteins below are encoded in one region of Amycolatopsis magusensis:
- a CDS encoding MFS transporter produces the protein MDSQTTRAGRREWTGLAVLALPTLLLSLDMSVLHLAVPYLAADLHPSGSELLWIIDIYGFLIAGFLVTMGTLGDRIGRRKLLMIGGAAFGLASIGAAFATSPEMLIAARAGLGVAGATLMPSTLALISNMFSDPRQRGTAIAVWMSCFMGGMVIGPVVGGVLLELAHWGTVFLMAVPVMVLLLVTAPKLLPEYRDEQAGRLDLLSVALWLGAVLPIVFALKELANDGPEPRNLAALAAGVAVGVLFVRRQRVLEHPMLDLTLFHDRKFSAALSIVLVGALTMGGVFLLVNQYLQLVEGLSAVQAGFALLPQAGAVVAGSLLAPKLARRFRPEFVLGFGMLVAACGILLFTRVGVDNGLPLVVLGMAVAAFGMGPQGVLCTEMVISSVPPRKAGVASAMSETTAEFGIAMGIAVFGSIGTAVYRSGTDFPAGTPAEAGESLAGAVALGQESLLAGAREAFTSGVHLVAAISAVIVVAFAVVGMTALRRRPQPDRELVNS, from the coding sequence ATGGACAGCCAGACCACACGGGCCGGACGGCGGGAATGGACCGGGCTGGCCGTGCTGGCACTGCCGACGCTGCTCCTGTCACTGGACATGAGCGTGCTGCACCTCGCGGTGCCGTACCTGGCCGCCGATCTGCACCCCAGCGGCAGCGAACTGCTGTGGATCATCGACATCTACGGCTTCCTGATCGCCGGGTTCCTGGTCACCATGGGCACGCTCGGCGACCGGATCGGCAGGCGGAAGCTGCTGATGATCGGCGGGGCCGCGTTCGGCCTGGCGTCGATCGGCGCGGCCTTCGCCACCAGCCCCGAGATGCTCATCGCGGCACGCGCGGGGCTCGGCGTCGCCGGTGCCACGCTGATGCCCTCCACGCTGGCCCTGATCAGCAACATGTTCTCCGACCCCCGGCAACGCGGGACGGCGATCGCGGTGTGGATGAGCTGTTTCATGGGTGGCATGGTCATCGGCCCGGTGGTCGGCGGGGTGCTGCTGGAGCTCGCGCACTGGGGCACGGTGTTCCTGATGGCCGTCCCGGTCATGGTGCTGCTGCTCGTCACCGCGCCGAAGCTGCTGCCGGAGTACCGCGACGAGCAGGCCGGACGGCTGGACCTGCTCAGCGTCGCGCTGTGGCTCGGCGCGGTGCTGCCGATCGTCTTCGCGCTGAAGGAACTGGCCAACGACGGCCCGGAGCCGCGCAACCTCGCCGCGCTGGCCGCCGGGGTCGCGGTCGGCGTGCTGTTCGTGCGGCGGCAGCGGGTGCTGGAGCACCCCATGCTGGACCTGACTCTGTTCCACGACCGCAAGTTCAGCGCGGCGCTGAGCATCGTGCTGGTCGGCGCGCTCACCATGGGCGGGGTGTTCCTGCTGGTCAACCAGTACCTGCAGCTGGTCGAAGGGCTTTCGGCGGTCCAGGCGGGTTTCGCGCTCCTGCCGCAGGCCGGTGCGGTGGTCGCCGGGTCGCTGCTCGCGCCGAAGCTCGCCCGGCGGTTCCGGCCGGAGTTCGTGCTCGGCTTCGGCATGCTGGTCGCCGCCTGCGGGATCCTGCTGTTCACCCGGGTCGGCGTGGACAACGGGCTCCCGCTGGTGGTGCTCGGCATGGCGGTGGCGGCGTTCGGGATGGGCCCGCAGGGCGTGCTGTGCACGGAGATGGTGATCAGCTCGGTGCCGCCCAGGAAGGCGGGCGTGGCGTCGGCCATGTCGGAGACCACCGCGGAATTCGGCATCGCCATGGGGATCGCGGTCTTCGGCAGCATCGGCACGGCCGTCTACCGCTCCGGCACCGACTTCCCCGCGGGCACCCCCGCCGAAGCGGGCGAGAGCCTCGCCGGTGCGGTCGCGCTCGGCCAGGAGTCGCTGCTGGCCGGGGCCCGGGAGGCGTTCACCAGCGGCGTGCACCTGGTCGCCGCGATCAGCGCGGTCATCGTGGTGGCGTTCGCCGTGGTCGGCATGACCGCCCTGCGCCGCCGGCCGCAGCCGGACCGCGAACTGGTCAATTCCTAG
- a CDS encoding carboxymuconolactone decarboxylase family protein, translated as MTSTVSRRCKGAFGLVPNMFRAVAHSPAALTSMWAQFGAVADRNCCDYCLSAHTLLGKKAGATAGEMAGAQSGRSDDPRTDAVLKLATLNVFTNYLNVALDVPVDFERVPLTR; from the coding sequence GTGACCAGCACAGTTTCCCGTCGCTGCAAGGGCGCCTTCGGCCTGGTGCCGAACATGTTCCGCGCCGTGGCACACTCCCCCGCCGCGCTGACGAGCATGTGGGCCCAGTTCGGCGCGGTGGCCGACCGCAACTGCTGCGACTACTGCCTTTCCGCGCACACCCTGCTCGGCAAGAAGGCCGGCGCCACCGCGGGCGAGATGGCCGGCGCCCAGAGCGGCCGGTCGGACGACCCGCGCACCGACGCCGTGCTCAAGCTGGCGACGCTGAACGTGTTCACCAACTACCTCAACGTGGCCCTCGACGTGCCGGTGGACTTCGAGCGCGTGCCGCTGACCCGCTGA
- a CDS encoding anti-sigma factor antagonist (This anti-anti-sigma factor, or anti-sigma factor antagonist, belongs to a family that includes characterized members SpoIIAA, RsbV, RsfA, and RsfB.), with protein MSLAVRWKHTPAKLVVTVEGEIDTRTVARLKESVTAAREAGEDLDLVVDLTKVTFLNSAGLAALVEIASQCHRDGQQLRLVCTTRVVLNPIRLTGLDRVFTIVDAP; from the coding sequence GTGAGTCTCGCGGTGCGATGGAAGCACACCCCGGCCAAGCTCGTCGTCACCGTGGAAGGCGAGATCGACACCAGAACCGTGGCGAGACTCAAGGAATCGGTGACCGCCGCGAGAGAGGCCGGGGAGGACCTCGACCTGGTCGTCGACCTGACGAAGGTCACCTTCCTGAACTCGGCCGGCCTGGCCGCGCTGGTGGAGATCGCCAGCCAGTGCCACCGCGACGGCCAGCAGCTCCGGCTGGTGTGCACCACGCGGGTGGTGCTCAACCCGATCCGCCTCACCGGACTCGACCGGGTCTTCACCATCGTGGACGCGCCCTGA
- a CDS encoding DJ-1/PfpI family protein yields MTRVDVLVFDGVDDLDVVAPYEVLDLAKRMGAGISAAVVALDGDGVTTQGGLRLGTTAKWAPDGATVLLVPGGGYAAKDGAGVHAELRSGALPEALRAAIRPDQVFASVCTGAFLLAAAGLVSGRPCTTHHRAAADLERAGGRYRAERVVDDGDLVTSGGITSGLDLGLHLVERFAGAEYATSVAKALEYERRTA; encoded by the coding sequence GTGACTCGAGTGGATGTGCTGGTCTTCGACGGCGTCGACGACCTGGACGTGGTGGCGCCCTACGAGGTGCTCGACCTGGCGAAGCGGATGGGCGCCGGGATCTCGGCCGCGGTGGTGGCCCTCGACGGTGACGGGGTGACCACCCAGGGCGGCCTGCGGCTGGGCACCACGGCGAAGTGGGCCCCGGACGGCGCCACCGTGCTGCTGGTCCCCGGCGGCGGGTACGCGGCCAAGGACGGCGCCGGGGTGCACGCCGAACTGCGGTCCGGGGCGCTCCCGGAGGCACTGCGGGCGGCGATACGGCCGGACCAGGTGTTCGCGTCGGTGTGCACGGGCGCGTTCCTGCTCGCCGCGGCCGGTCTGGTCAGCGGACGGCCGTGCACCACGCATCACCGGGCCGCGGCCGATCTGGAGCGCGCGGGCGGGCGGTACCGCGCCGAGCGCGTGGTCGACGACGGCGACCTGGTCACCTCGGGCGGCATCACCTCCGGCCTCGATCTGGGCCTGCACCTGGTGGAGCGATTCGCGGGCGCCGAGTACGCCACCTCGGTGGCGAAGGCGCTCGAATACGAACGGCGTACGGCGTGA
- a CDS encoding ABC transporter substrate-binding protein: MKRAIALALVLLSAASCATAPATAPTGASTVQDCQGKDVTIPEPPRRVVALDGWAAQSLVRLGLGDRVVGVGFTGPLTAESEPFRGELAKIPVLAAKSIPVTEVVAAQSPDAVVTAFSSFGGAPGTAKDADLATMGAVGIAACQPQQAGDLSVTYDFLTKLGRVFGVPERAERLIGELRARETAVANRTAAAPKPRVLALADNPVAGQPVKSLGGGTIGNALIRLGGGTNIFADVTAMHADVSPEKVVEADPEVIWVVSDFSFASTTGPELVAQVKANPLLATTTAAEQGRILSSSQYLVGFPTPLNLDGLEQLAAGLHPVAK; encoded by the coding sequence GTGAAGCGGGCGATCGCACTGGCCCTCGTCCTGCTGAGCGCCGCAAGTTGCGCGACCGCGCCCGCGACGGCACCGACCGGGGCGAGCACCGTCCAGGACTGCCAAGGCAAGGACGTCACGATCCCCGAACCCCCGCGCCGGGTGGTCGCGCTGGATGGCTGGGCGGCGCAGTCGCTGGTGCGGCTCGGGCTCGGCGACCGCGTCGTCGGCGTGGGCTTCACCGGCCCGCTCACCGCCGAAAGCGAGCCGTTCCGCGGCGAACTGGCGAAGATCCCGGTGCTGGCGGCCAAGAGCATCCCGGTCACCGAGGTCGTCGCGGCCCAGAGCCCCGACGCCGTGGTCACCGCGTTCTCCAGCTTCGGCGGCGCGCCCGGCACGGCCAAGGACGCCGACCTCGCCACCATGGGCGCGGTGGGCATCGCGGCCTGTCAGCCCCAGCAGGCGGGCGACCTTTCGGTGACCTACGACTTCCTCACCAAGCTCGGCCGCGTGTTCGGCGTGCCCGAGCGGGCGGAGCGGCTCATCGGCGAACTGCGGGCGCGCGAAACCGCGGTGGCGAACCGGACCGCCGCCGCGCCGAAGCCGCGGGTGCTGGCGCTGGCCGACAACCCGGTGGCCGGGCAGCCGGTCAAATCGCTCGGCGGCGGCACCATCGGCAACGCGCTGATCCGCCTGGGCGGCGGCACGAACATCTTCGCCGACGTGACCGCCATGCACGCCGACGTGTCGCCGGAGAAGGTGGTCGAGGCCGATCCCGAGGTGATCTGGGTGGTCAGCGACTTCAGCTTCGCCAGTACCACCGGGCCCGAACTGGTGGCGCAGGTCAAGGCCAACCCGCTGCTGGCCACCACCACCGCGGCGGAACAAGGCCGGATCCTGAGCAGCTCGCAGTACCTGGTCGGCTTCCCGACCCCGCTCAACCTCGACGGCCTGGAACAGCTCGCGGCCGGACTGCACCCGGTGGCGAAGTGA
- a CDS encoding FecCD family ABC transporter permease — protein MTVTATRPRGYPAVLGALGVALVCSVLVATGIGPVSVPAGEVLGILAHRLSGGTGGAGTAEVVIWQFRFPRVLLAVVVGAGLALAGAVVQSVVRNPVADPHLLGLSSGASVGAVLVLTSGATLLGTLTVPVMAFAGATAAMVLVLALARQRGRLQPLRLVLVGVACAHLFSGVTSFLLASTNDAAAQQQIIFWLLGGLSGTQWQALPVPALVVAATTVVLLARARRLNVLVLGDDACAALGVPAPRLRWQLLMLTTLLTGTVVAVSGGIGFVGLIIGHLARMVVGADHRRALPIAAILGAVFLVWSDVLARLVIAPAELPIGVVTAFLGVPLFLLVMRGRGQRLEGVA, from the coding sequence GTGACCGTCACCGCGACCCGCCCCCGCGGCTACCCGGCGGTGCTCGGCGCACTGGGCGTGGCGCTGGTGTGCAGCGTGCTCGTCGCGACCGGCATCGGGCCGGTCAGCGTGCCCGCCGGGGAGGTGCTAGGCATCCTGGCGCACCGGCTCTCCGGTGGCACCGGTGGCGCGGGCACCGCCGAGGTGGTCATCTGGCAGTTCCGCTTCCCGCGGGTGCTGCTGGCCGTGGTGGTCGGCGCCGGGCTCGCCCTCGCCGGTGCCGTGGTGCAGAGCGTGGTGCGCAACCCGGTGGCCGATCCGCACCTGCTCGGGCTGTCCTCGGGGGCTTCGGTCGGCGCGGTGCTGGTGCTCACCTCCGGCGCCACGCTGCTCGGCACGCTGACCGTGCCGGTGATGGCGTTCGCCGGAGCGACCGCGGCGATGGTGCTCGTCCTGGCGCTGGCCCGCCAGCGGGGCAGGCTGCAGCCGCTGCGCCTGGTGCTGGTCGGCGTGGCCTGCGCGCACCTGTTCAGCGGGGTCACCTCGTTCCTGCTGGCCAGCACGAACGACGCCGCGGCCCAGCAGCAGATCATCTTCTGGCTGCTCGGCGGGCTTTCCGGTACGCAGTGGCAGGCGCTGCCGGTGCCCGCGCTGGTGGTGGCCGCGACCACCGTCGTGCTGCTGGCGCGGGCGCGGCGGCTCAACGTGCTGGTCCTCGGCGACGACGCCTGCGCCGCGCTCGGCGTGCCCGCCCCGCGCCTGCGGTGGCAACTGCTCATGCTGACCACGCTGCTCACCGGCACGGTGGTGGCGGTCTCCGGCGGCATCGGGTTCGTCGGGCTGATCATCGGGCACCTGGCCCGGATGGTCGTCGGGGCCGACCACCGCCGGGCGCTGCCCATCGCGGCCATCCTCGGCGCGGTCTTCCTGGTCTGGTCCGACGTGCTGGCCCGGCTGGTGATCGCGCCGGCCGAACTGCCGATCGGCGTGGTCACCGCGTTCCTGGGGGTGCCGTTGTTCCTGCTGGTGATGCGCGGACGCGGGCAGCGGCTGGAGGGAGTGGCATGA